A stretch of DNA from Vicinamibacteria bacterium:
GGCCAGACCCCCATCACCATCGTGCCGGGCGAGCAGCAACGAAAGGCTCTCGCGGCCGCGCTCGAGACCCTGACCCCGGAGTTCCTCGCCATTCCCGAGCGCGTGCTGAATCTCATCCCGCCTCCGGCATATCGCTACGACGAGGGAGAGACCTTCCCGAGGCGCACCGGCCTCGTCTTCGATCCGCTGACCGCCGCCCAGACGTCGGCCGACTATACCGTTTCGCTCATGCTCCATCCCGAGCGCATGGCACGGCTCGTGGATTTCGGCAGCCGCGACGAGAGCCACCTCGGACTCGACGAAGTGGCGGAGCGGTTGGTAGAGGCGACGTGGATGGCCCCGCGAGCGACGACGCCCTATCTGAGACAGGTCCAAGAAGTTGCGGAGCGCAGCGTGCTCGACGGCCTGCTCGCCCAGGCATCGAGTGCCGAGAACCCAACGCGCGTGCGCGCCGTCCTCAGCGAGCGTCTTTATCGACTCGCCGAAAGTATCGAGACGGAAAGCGATCCCTCGGCGCACCGGAAACTCGCCGCGGAAGACATTCGCCGCTGGCAGAATCGCCCCGAAGGCACGTTGCCGCGACCCGAGGCGCCGGAGATCCCTCCGGGGAGTCCCATCGGCTCTCGCGGACGGCAGTGAGGCTTACGACGGAAGGTGGCGGCGGGCGAGCGCTCGGTAGGCTTCGATTTGAGATTTCTGCCAGTCCTCGTCCCGTCCCAGCGCTTCGGCCATGAGCGCGGCGACCCGCGGGGCGGCCTCCAGGCTTGCCTTGGCATCGAGCAGGAGCGCGCGGGTGCGGCGCGAGAGGAAATCCTCGACCGTGCGCGCCATCTCTTCGCGCACCGCCCAAATGACCTCACCGGCCCGTGAAGAGAACGCGGGATGAAGCGCCTCGCCGTAGGCGGCATCGGCTCGTATCAGCTCGTCCACGGCCGTGGCGTCCGCACCGTAGTGCGCAAGCGAGCCGAAGCGAGACGCCTCTCGATGGTGGCCGTGCAGGCGGAGCGTTTTCGTCACCGAGGGCCGTTCGTCGAGCGCGGCAATGGTCGCAGCCTGGTCGATCGTGTCCTCGGCCATCTTGCGGTAGGTGGTCCACTTCCCCCCGGCGACGGTGACGAGGCCGGAGCGCGAGATGTGAATCGTGTGGTCCCGCGACACGGCCGCCGTGCTCGTGGCGTCGGAGGCGCTCACCAGGGGACGGATTCCGGCGAACGCCGAGAGGATGTCCTCGCGCGCAGGGTCCTTCGTGAGGTAGCGCGCCGCGTGCTCGAGCAGAAAGTCGATCTCGTCCTCGAGCGGCGCTGGCTCGAGTGAGACTTCATCGATGGGTGTATCCGTCGTGCCCACGATGACGCGTCCGTGCCATGGGATGGCGAACAGGACCCTTCCGTCGTCGGTGTGCGGCACGAGGATGGCGCTTTCCCCTGGAAGAAACGTTTGGTCGAGAACGATGTGAACGCCCTGACTCGGTCGAATCATGCGCACCGCGGCTTCGTCGTCCAGTCTCAGAATGGAGTCGGCATAAGGACCGGTCGCGTTGATGACCACTTTGGCATCGAGGGTGCTCTCCTGCTCCGATTCCGCGTCGCGGACGACGACACCGCGCACCACACCGCCGGACTTTCGAAGGGCGACCACCGGGGCGTAGTTGACGAGGTTCGCGCCGAGCGAAGCCGCAGTGAGCGCCATGTGGATCGCGAGACGCGCATCATCGAATTGACCGTCGTGATAAATGACGCCTCCCCTGAGGCCTTGGGTCTCGAGGGTGGGTAGCCGATCGAGCGTTTCACTCCTGGAGAGGTTGCGCGAGGGGCCGAAGCCCAGCTTCCCCGCGAGCAGGTCGTAGAGTCTCAGGCCGACGCCATAAAACGGCGCTTCCCACCAGTCGTAACTGGGGACGACGATGGGA
This window harbors:
- a CDS encoding glycerol-3-phosphate dehydrogenase/oxidase; the encoded protein is MNRDAMLQRLEAEPGAWDVVIIGGGATGLGCAIDAASRGYRTALLEAGDFARGTSSRSTKLVHGGVRYLRQGNLSLVLEALKERGLLRQNAPHLVSDLPIVVPSYDWWEAPFYGVGLRLYDLLAGKLGFGPSRNLSRSETLDRLPTLETQGLRGGVIYHDGQFDDARLAIHMALTAASLGANLVNYAPVVALRKSGGVVRGVVVRDAESEQESTLDAKVVINATGPYADSILRLDDEAAVRMIRPSQGVHIVLDQTFLPGESAILVPHTDDGRVLFAIPWHGRVIVGTTDTPIDEVSLEPAPLEDEIDFLLEHAARYLTKDPAREDILSAFAGIRPLVSASDATSTAAVSRDHTIHISRSGLVTVAGGKWTTYRKMAEDTIDQAATIAALDERPSVTKTLRLHGHHREASRFGSLAHYGADATAVDELIRADAAYGEALHPAFSSRAGEVIWAVREEMARTVEDFLSRRTRALLLDAKASLEAAPRVAALMAEALGRDEDWQKSQIEAYRALARRHLPS